One part of the Rutidosis leptorrhynchoides isolate AG116_Rl617_1_P2 chromosome 1, CSIRO_AGI_Rlap_v1, whole genome shotgun sequence genome encodes these proteins:
- the LOC139897013 gene encoding uncharacterized protein, with protein sequence MSVSLIIKEETFTIISAYAPHAGLSDAKKKSFWELLDEVVRGCPGDHRLIIGGDLNGHIGVEAEGYEGAHGGFGFGPRNEEGCSTLEFAIAHELVVANSFFKKRDAQLATFYSGGRCTQIDFLLLRKGELRTCRDCKVLPAYTCSSQHRLLIMDLVTRGRVRRRAKVVQHRILWKNLHGVKAETFRTTVADRLCVEGDNVAPADVDQLWNRMASTIREVAKEALGMALGTSRAHKSSRESWWLSDNVQTKVALKQSRFWELIIFGEGTPAERTRVEERYKEAKREAKKAVAIAKDKAYEDLYRKLDSKEGANDIYRIAKARERRGRDLVNVKYIKDEAGQSIVREDLIKKRWEEYFASLFGRERTERNEELHEVREY encoded by the coding sequence atgtcggttagtcTAATTATTAAGGAGGAAACTTTCACGATCATTAGCGCGTACGCACCTCATGCGGGTTTAAGTGATGCGAAAAAGAAGAGTTTTTGGGAATTGTTAGATGAGGTAGTGAGGGGGTGCCCAGGGGATCATCGACTAATTATAGGGGGTGATCTGAATGGACACATAGGAGTGGAGGCAGAAGGTTACGAGGGAGCCCATGGGGGTTTTGGGTTTGGTCCTAGAAATGAAGAAGGGTGCTCAACCCTTGAGTTTGCCATTGCCCACGAGTTGGTTGTAGCTAACTCTTTTTTCAAGAAGAGGGATGCTCAGTTAGCCACTTTTTATAGCGGGGGCCGTTGCACCCAAATTGACTTTTTGCTCCTTCGTAAAGGGGAACTTAGGACATGTAGGGACTGTAAGGTCCTTCCAGCATATACGTGCTCCTCCCAGCACAGATTGTTGATCATGGACCTAGTTACCCGGGGAAGAGTTCGTAGGAGGGCTAAGGTTGTGCAACATAGAATCCTTTGGAAGAACCTACATGGAGTAAAGGCAGAGACTTTTAGAACGACTGTGGCCGATAGATTGTGTGTAGAAGGGGATAACGTAGCCCCTGCTGACGTTGACCAGTTATGGAACCGCATGGCATCCACTATCAGAGAGGTGGCAAAAGAAGCTTTAGGGATGGCATTAGGGACATCGAGAGCCCATAAGAGTAGTAGAGAATCGTGGTGGCTTAGTGACAATGTCCAAACGAAAGTCGCGTTAAAGCAGTCGAGGTTTTGGGAGCTCATTATTTTTGGAGAAGGGACACCTGCAGAGAGAACTAGGGTAGAAGAAagatataaagaagctaaaagagaagcaAAGAAGGCCGTAGCAATTGCAAAAGACAAAGCTTATGAAGATTTATATAGGAAACTAGACTCTAAAGAGGGAGCCAATGACATATATAGAATAGCTAAAGCTAGGGAGCGAAGAGGCAGGGACTTAGTTAACGTCAAATATATCAAGGATGAAGCGGGTCAAAGTATAGTGAGAGAAGACCTTATTAAGAAAAGATGGGAAGAGTATTTTGCATCCCTTTTTGGTAGGGAAAGAACAGAGCGGAACGAGGAACTCCACGAGGTTCGTGAATATTAA